A stretch of the Sulfurospirillum sp. UCH001 genome encodes the following:
- a CDS encoding SIS domain-containing protein, protein MQDFKAIAKEVLELEAKELLNAAHMIGDEISEATNVIANIKGKLIVTGVGKSGLIGAKIAATLASTGTSSFFLHPTEAMHGDLGMVGKDDAVLAISYSGESEELIKILPHIKRFDIPLIGMARSKESSLGHYSDIFLPLHIEKEACPLDAAPTCSTTLTLALGDALAVCLMKKKNFQKEDFASFHPGGSLGKRLFVKVKDLMLTQSLPIVHETTKLKDAIITMSEGRLGNVLITDKDNKLLAILSDGDLRRALMRDDFSMDATAYEYATKNPKKLDDETLLASDALAFIETYKIQLLAITDKVGTLRGVLHIHHLVEAGIK, encoded by the coding sequence ATGCAAGATTTTAAAGCAATAGCCAAAGAAGTATTAGAACTAGAAGCAAAAGAGCTCTTAAATGCAGCTCATATGATTGGTGATGAGATAAGCGAAGCAACCAATGTTATCGCTAACATTAAAGGGAAACTGATTGTAACAGGCGTAGGTAAAAGTGGTTTAATTGGAGCTAAAATTGCAGCAACATTAGCAAGTACAGGTACCAGTAGCTTTTTTCTCCATCCGACAGAAGCAATGCACGGTGATCTTGGAATGGTAGGAAAAGATGATGCTGTGTTAGCGATTAGTTATAGTGGTGAAAGTGAAGAGCTTATTAAAATATTGCCACATATCAAACGTTTTGATATTCCTTTAATTGGCATGGCACGCAGCAAAGAGTCTTCTTTAGGGCATTACAGCGATATCTTCTTGCCATTGCACATTGAAAAAGAAGCGTGTCCACTTGATGCAGCACCAACATGTTCAACTACACTCACACTTGCTCTTGGTGATGCGTTAGCAGTTTGTTTGATGAAAAAGAAAAATTTTCAAAAAGAGGATTTTGCATCATTCCATCCTGGTGGTAGTTTAGGTAAGCGTTTGTTTGTCAAAGTGAAGGATTTGATGCTCACGCAATCACTTCCAATTGTCCATGAGACAACTAAACTCAAAGATGCCATCATAACCATGAGTGAAGGCAGACTAGGTAATGTTCTCATTACAGATAAAGACAATAAACTCTTAGCAATTTTAAGCGATGGAGATTTGCGTAGAGCGCTCATGAGAGATGATTTTAGCATGGATGCAACAGCATACGAATATGCTACAAAAAATCCAAAAAAACTAGACGATGAAACGCTTTTAGCGAGTGATGCATTGGCGTTCATTGAAACATATAAAATACAGCTTTTAGCGATCACTGATAAAGTAGGGACGCTTAGAGGTGTTTTACATATCCACCATTTAGTGGAAGCAGGAATAAAATAA
- a CDS encoding ribonuclease J, producing the protein MQENEVTQQQNNSNPKPKEHTPKASGQSKQTHTNTKKQVSQNSQTNPPKDASSEPSEKKPRNNRRRKGNKSPTASIEGNEPWQRDMKKAIEANQKMHRERLNRSNLIDQTSKGKIKITPLGGLGEIGGNICVFETDTSAIVLDVGMSFPSEDMHGVDILVPDFSYLRQIKKKIAGIIISHAHEDHIGAISYLFKEMQFPLYATPLPLGMISNKFDEHGLKVHKKYFRPVEKRKIYKIGEFEIEWIHITHSIIDASSLAITTDAGTIIHTGDFKIDHTPIDGYVTDLNRFAHYGEKGVLCLMSDSTNSYKEGITRSESTVGKTFDSIFAKSKGRVIMSTFSSNIHRVYQAIDYGLKYGRKVCVIGRSMERNLFTAIDLGYIQLDKSIFIDPHEVNKHNDKDVLIVTTGSQGETMSALYRMATDEHRHIKIKPTDQIIISAKAIPGNEGSVSKVLNFLLKSGANVAYQDFSEIHVSGHAAQEEQKLILRLVKPRFFLPVHGEYNHISKHKETAMQCGIPERNIYLMSDGDQVEVCAKYMKKIKTIKTGKVFIDNQINEQIADDVVIDRQKLADSGLVMLVIQIDKSEHKLISKPKIISYGLVPDRDDKAFSIEMEGVIDQFIVNAKAELLENARALENEVRQVVRKHIYRQMKKYPTIVPTIFMM; encoded by the coding sequence AAAAAACAAGTGAGTCAAAACTCACAAACAAATCCTCCTAAAGACGCATCAAGCGAACCTAGCGAGAAAAAACCGCGCAATAACAGACGACGAAAAGGTAACAAATCTCCTACAGCATCAATTGAAGGTAATGAGCCTTGGCAAAGAGATATGAAAAAGGCGATTGAAGCCAACCAAAAAATGCACAGAGAGAGACTCAATCGCTCAAACTTGATCGACCAGACTTCAAAGGGAAAGATTAAGATCACACCACTGGGTGGACTGGGTGAAATTGGTGGAAATATCTGTGTATTTGAAACCGATACCTCAGCGATTGTATTGGATGTAGGTATGAGTTTTCCGAGTGAAGATATGCACGGTGTTGATATTTTAGTACCAGATTTTAGCTATTTACGTCAAATTAAGAAAAAAATAGCTGGAATTATTATTTCACATGCTCATGAAGATCATATTGGGGCAATCTCTTATCTTTTCAAAGAGATGCAATTTCCTCTTTATGCAACGCCACTGCCACTGGGTATGATTTCAAATAAATTCGATGAACACGGTCTTAAAGTGCACAAAAAATACTTTAGACCTGTTGAAAAACGTAAAATCTATAAAATTGGGGAGTTTGAAATAGAGTGGATTCACATTACGCACTCTATCATTGATGCATCCTCACTTGCTATTACAACAGATGCTGGAACGATTATTCACACAGGTGATTTTAAAATTGACCACACACCAATTGATGGTTATGTGACTGACCTCAATCGTTTTGCGCATTACGGCGAGAAAGGTGTTTTGTGTTTGATGAGTGACAGTACAAACTCTTATAAAGAGGGTATTACACGTTCTGAAAGCACCGTTGGAAAGACGTTTGATTCAATCTTCGCAAAATCAAAAGGACGTGTCATTATGTCTACGTTCTCTTCCAATATTCACAGGGTTTACCAAGCAATTGATTATGGTTTGAAATATGGGCGAAAAGTATGTGTTATTGGGCGTTCAATGGAGAGAAACCTTTTTACAGCGATAGATTTAGGTTACATTCAATTGGATAAAAGTATTTTTATTGATCCGCATGAAGTAAATAAGCATAATGATAAAGATGTTCTTATCGTAACGACAGGAAGCCAAGGTGAAACGATGAGCGCGTTGTATCGTATGGCTACAGATGAGCATAGACATATTAAAATTAAGCCAACTGATCAAATTATTATTTCCGCAAAAGCAATTCCTGGTAATGAAGGCAGTGTTTCTAAAGTACTAAACTTCTTACTAAAAAGTGGAGCTAACGTAGCATACCAAGATTTTAGTGAAATTCACGTTAGTGGTCATGCTGCACAAGAAGAGCAAAAGTTGATTTTACGCCTTGTAAAACCACGATTTTTCTTGCCAGTACACGGTGAGTATAATCATATTTCAAAACATAAAGAAACTGCTATGCAGTGTGGTATTCCTGAGCGTAATATTTATCTGATGAGCGATGGCGATCAGGTTGAAGTATGTGCAAAATATATGAAAAAAATTAAAACCATTAAAACAGGAAAAGTGTTTATCGATAATCAAATTAATGAACAAATTGCAGATGATGTTGTTATTGATCGTCAAAAGTTAGCAGATTCTGGTTTAGTCATGTTAGTGATTCAGATTGATAAGAGTGAGCATAAATTGATTTCAAAGCCAAAAATTATCAGCTATGGGTTAGTACCAGATCGTGATGATAAAGCTTTCTCTATTGAGATGGAGGGCGTTATTGATCAGTTTATTGTTAATGCAAAAGCAGAACTTCTTGAAAATGCGAGAGCATTGGAAAATGAGGTTCGACAGGTAGTTCGCAAGCATATCTATCGCCAAATGAAAAAATACCCAACGATCGTACCGACGATCTTTATGATGTAG
- a CDS encoding pseudouridine synthase yields MRLNKMISHNTHYSRREADELIKTGQVKVDGKVVQDLSTQVSFKNKIELNGKALFEKHGYSVIVYHKQKGELVSKKDDRGRKTIYDTLPSKFGHYLSVGRLDFASEGLLLLCDSPSVVSALMHGDLERVYYVKINGMVTPAMEKAMQEGLSLEDARKGGHAKSEIRAMDFAPFLSYRIIKNSPTFSTIKVMINEGKNRELRRFFGYFDVDVVDLKRVSYGKIDLGMLKPGKHRFFTGSEYSALRDYLEYMKKDNGKEAKSADWDEEDDDQ; encoded by the coding sequence ATGAGACTAAACAAAATGATTTCGCATAACACGCATTATTCAAGACGTGAGGCGGATGAACTTATCAAAACAGGACAGGTCAAAGTAGATGGAAAAGTCGTTCAAGACCTTTCCACGCAAGTGAGTTTTAAAAATAAAATTGAATTAAATGGCAAAGCCCTTTTTGAAAAACATGGATATTCAGTGATTGTATATCACAAACAAAAAGGTGAGTTAGTAAGTAAAAAAGATGATCGTGGTCGTAAAACGATTTACGATACCCTCCCCTCAAAATTTGGACATTATCTTAGTGTAGGAAGACTAGACTTTGCAAGTGAAGGACTCCTTCTTTTATGTGATTCTCCTTCAGTCGTTTCAGCACTGATGCATGGTGATTTAGAACGTGTGTATTATGTCAAAATCAACGGCATGGTAACACCGGCAATGGAAAAAGCAATGCAAGAGGGACTCTCCTTAGAAGATGCTCGTAAAGGTGGACATGCGAAAAGTGAAATTCGTGCAATGGACTTTGCACCGTTTCTTTCCTATCGAATTATCAAAAATAGCCCAACGTTTTCAACGATTAAAGTGATGATTAACGAAGGCAAAAACAGAGAGCTTCGACGCTTCTTTGGTTATTTTGATGTAGATGTTGTCGATCTAAAACGTGTAAGCTATGGCAAAATTGATTTAGGTATGCTCAAACCTGGCAAGCATCGCTTTTTTACAGGAAGCGAATACTCTGCACTAAGAGATTATCTTGAATATATGAAAAAAGATAACGGCAAAGAAGCTAAGAGTGCTGATTGGGATGAAGAGGACGATGATCAATAA